One window from the genome of Rhodobacteraceae bacterium S2214 encodes:
- a CDS encoding acyl-CoA dehydrogenase: MKDAATDHKSGFGPDLNAFDWEDALRLEDQLTEEERMLRDAARTFAQDVLQPKVTAAYRDEKTDPGIFKQMGDAGLLGATIPEEYGGLGANYVTYGLIAREIERVDSGYRSMMSVQSSLVMYPIQAYGSEEQRQKYLPGLAAGTLIGCFGLTEPDAGSDPAGMKTTAKKTDDGYVLNGSKMWISNAPIADVFVVWAKSEAHGGKIRGFVLEKGMEGLSAPKIGGKLSLRASITGEIVMKDVVVSEDALLPGVQGLKGPFGCLNRARYGISWGVMGAAEFCWHAARQYGLDRKQFNKPLAQTQLFQKKLADMQTEISLGLQGALQVGRLMDAGKAAPEMISLMKRNNCGKALDIARMSRDMHGGNGISDEFQIMRHMVNLETVNTYEGTHDVHALILGRAQTGLQAFF, encoded by the coding sequence ATGAAAGATGCAGCAACAGATCACAAGTCGGGCTTTGGCCCCGACCTGAATGCATTCGATTGGGAAGATGCCCTACGTCTTGAGGACCAGTTAACCGAAGAAGAACGCATGCTGCGCGACGCCGCGCGGACCTTTGCGCAAGATGTATTACAGCCGAAAGTGACAGCTGCCTACCGCGACGAAAAAACTGACCCCGGTATTTTCAAGCAAATGGGCGATGCGGGCCTTTTGGGGGCTACGATTCCTGAAGAATATGGCGGGCTGGGTGCGAATTACGTGACCTATGGTCTCATCGCGCGTGAAATCGAACGGGTGGACAGCGGCTATCGGTCCATGATGTCTGTGCAATCATCCTTGGTCATGTACCCTATTCAGGCCTACGGGTCCGAAGAACAGCGTCAGAAATATCTACCCGGCTTGGCCGCTGGTACATTGATCGGCTGTTTCGGCCTGACCGAACCTGATGCGGGATCAGACCCTGCAGGGATGAAAACGACGGCGAAGAAGACAGACGATGGCTACGTGTTGAACGGATCTAAAATGTGGATTTCCAACGCGCCGATCGCAGATGTGTTTGTCGTTTGGGCCAAGTCAGAGGCCCACGGCGGCAAAATCCGCGGCTTTGTTCTGGAAAAGGGAATGGAAGGTCTGTCAGCCCCGAAAATCGGCGGCAAGCTGTCCTTGCGCGCGTCGATCACCGGCGAGATCGTGATGAAAGACGTGGTCGTATCCGAAGATGCGCTGCTACCCGGTGTGCAAGGATTGAAAGGGCCGTTTGGTTGTCTCAATCGGGCGCGCTACGGCATTTCATGGGGCGTGATGGGTGCGGCAGAGTTTTGCTGGCACGCCGCGCGTCAATACGGACTTGATCGCAAACAGTTCAACAAACCACTTGCCCAGACACAGCTGTTCCAGAAGAAACTCGCCGATATGCAGACCGAAATTTCACTGGGTTTACAAGGTGCGTTGCAGGTCGGACGCCTGATGGATGCAGGCAAGGCCGCACCAGAGATGATCAGCCTGATGAAACGCAACAACTGCGGTAAGGCCTTGGACATCGCGCGAATGTCGCGTGACATGCATGGCGGCAACGGCATTTCCGATGAGTTCCAGATTATGCGTCATATGGTCAACCTGGAGACCGTGAACACCTACGAAGGAACCCATGATGTGCACGCCTTGATCCTCGGGCGCGCACAAACGGGACTTCAAGCTTTCTTTTGA
- a CDS encoding GNAT family N-acetyltransferase has translation MTQLATPRTRIALVTPTDAWALHQYYTRNHAHLSPWEPHRPTGYHSHDAWQKRAADQAAQNASGQSYHFAVRYHGADGVAAVCNFTNITKRAFQACHLGYSIDLAYQGQGILREALVEIIPFVFAHAGLNRIMANYMPRNERSGRLLARLGFEKEGYAKRYLKIAGEWEDHILTSRIIDHAVEA, from the coding sequence ATGACGCAACTTGCGACCCCTCGCACCAGAATTGCGCTTGTGACGCCAACGGATGCGTGGGCGCTGCACCAGTATTATACACGCAACCATGCACATCTGTCGCCATGGGAACCGCACAGGCCGACGGGGTATCACAGCCACGACGCTTGGCAGAAACGGGCAGCAGATCAGGCTGCGCAAAACGCGTCTGGGCAGTCCTATCATTTCGCAGTGCGCTATCATGGGGCGGATGGCGTCGCTGCTGTTTGCAACTTCACCAATATCACGAAGCGTGCTTTTCAAGCGTGCCACTTGGGCTATTCGATCGATCTGGCCTATCAAGGCCAAGGCATCCTGCGCGAAGCTCTCGTCGAAATCATCCCGTTTGTGTTTGCGCATGCTGGCCTCAACCGGATCATGGCGAATTATATGCCGCGTAATGAACGCAGCGGGCGTCTTCTGGCAAGGTTGGGCTTCGAGAAAGAAGGATACGCCAAACGCTACCTAAAGATCGCAGGTGAATGGGAAGATCACATCCTGACATCACGGATCATCGATCACGCGGTAGAGGCATAG
- a CDS encoding MoxR family ATPase — MTFETIDAVQAELGQTGYVCDRPLATVVFLAQRLGRPLFLEGEAGTGKTEIAKAIAASLGKRLIRLQCYEGLDASSAVYEWNFAAQMIAIRAGESKKDLFSDDYLIARPLLEAMMPQDGGAPVLLIDEIDRTDAPFEAFLLEALSDFQVTIPERGTIKAAEPPIVILTSNRTREVHDALKRRCLYHWVGYPDFDREMEILQSRAPEATKQLSEEVVAFVQRLRAEDLFKKPGVAETIDWAKCLLALDVLTLSPEVIADTLGAVLKYQDDIQRLQGSEAKKILDDARASIPA; from the coding sequence ATGACCTTTGAAACCATCGACGCAGTCCAAGCCGAACTCGGCCAGACCGGTTATGTCTGTGATCGACCATTGGCAACGGTGGTGTTTCTGGCGCAACGGCTGGGGCGGCCCCTGTTTTTGGAGGGCGAAGCTGGCACAGGCAAAACGGAAATCGCCAAAGCTATCGCCGCCAGTTTGGGGAAACGTCTGATCCGGCTGCAGTGCTACGAAGGGCTCGATGCATCTTCAGCAGTCTACGAATGGAATTTTGCAGCGCAGATGATCGCAATACGGGCAGGCGAGAGCAAAAAAGACCTGTTTTCCGACGACTACCTGATTGCGCGTCCTTTGTTGGAGGCAATGATGCCACAAGACGGCGGCGCACCCGTCTTGCTGATCGACGAAATTGACCGGACCGACGCACCCTTTGAAGCTTTCCTGCTCGAAGCGCTGTCCGATTTCCAAGTCACAATCCCCGAACGCGGCACAATCAAAGCAGCAGAACCGCCCATCGTGATCCTGACCTCTAACCGAACGCGCGAAGTCCACGACGCGCTGAAACGGCGGTGTCTATATCACTGGGTCGGGTACCCCGATTTTGATCGTGAAATGGAGATACTGCAATCGCGTGCTCCGGAAGCTACCAAGCAATTGTCCGAAGAAGTCGTGGCATTCGTCCAACGCCTGCGCGCTGAAGACCTGTTTAAGAAGCCGGGTGTCGCCGAAACCATCGACTGGGCAAAATGCCTGCTGGCGCTCGACGTGCTGACGCTGTCTCCCGAAGTTATCGCAGACACCCTTGGCGCCGTTCTAAAATACCAGGACGACATCCAACGGCTGCAAGGTTCAGAGGCCAAGAAAATCCTCGACGACGCACGCGCAAGCATACCGGCATGA
- a CDS encoding VWA domain-containing protein, which produces MKLPPLSLPDDPKLAENITHFGRALRRAGLNIGPGRITDAILAVSAAGFTSKVDFYWTLHACFVSKPEDRAVFAQIFRLYWRDPQFMEHMMAFLTPAVRGVQEERQAVAAERRAAQALLDQQDPELPDGTTNEDEVEVDIDASQTTSGEEHLKTLDFEQMSIAEMARAKRILATMRLPVPPILSRRTQALPGRMPDWRGTMRGAMRTGGEINQFRTKRPRIRFPNLVVLCDISGSMSQYSRAVLHFVHAVANKQGQGWAHVHAFTFGTQLTNITRHMRTRDVDAALAAAGAQAQDWEGGTRIAACLDRFNRDWSRRVMGQGAVVLLITDGLDRDGDADLGKVMERLSLTAKQVIWLNPLLRYDGFAPKARGIAQMLPHVDTFRAGHNIASLEGVAHALMQPHDGGDKLRFMSLIDQTPRPDETKLGWSLAHTRNKKDHHG; this is translated from the coding sequence ATGAAACTCCCCCCATTATCTTTGCCTGACGATCCCAAACTCGCGGAAAACATCACGCATTTTGGCCGTGCTTTACGGCGGGCGGGTCTGAACATCGGGCCGGGCCGGATCACCGATGCGATCCTCGCGGTGTCCGCTGCGGGCTTTACCAGCAAGGTCGATTTCTACTGGACGCTGCACGCCTGTTTCGTCTCCAAACCCGAGGACCGCGCGGTGTTTGCACAGATTTTCAGGCTTTACTGGCGCGATCCGCAATTCATGGAACATATGATGGCGTTTCTCACACCTGCGGTGCGCGGTGTGCAAGAAGAACGACAGGCCGTGGCGGCAGAACGGCGGGCTGCACAGGCTTTATTAGACCAGCAAGATCCGGAATTGCCCGACGGCACAACCAACGAGGACGAGGTCGAAGTCGATATCGACGCGAGCCAGACAACGTCGGGCGAAGAACACCTGAAGACGCTCGACTTTGAACAGATGAGCATCGCTGAAATGGCCCGCGCCAAACGCATCCTCGCGACCATGCGCCTGCCTGTTCCTCCGATTCTCAGCCGCCGGACGCAAGCCTTGCCAGGTCGGATGCCTGACTGGCGCGGGACGATGCGCGGTGCCATGCGCACAGGCGGCGAAATCAACCAGTTCCGCACAAAGCGTCCGCGCATCCGCTTTCCCAATCTCGTAGTGCTTTGCGACATCTCGGGGTCAATGTCGCAATATTCGCGGGCGGTGCTTCATTTTGTCCATGCCGTTGCTAACAAACAGGGACAGGGCTGGGCGCATGTCCACGCCTTCACTTTCGGCACACAGTTAACCAATATAACTCGCCACATGCGGACTCGTGACGTGGATGCAGCGCTTGCGGCAGCCGGCGCACAAGCGCAGGACTGGGAAGGCGGGACGCGTATCGCGGCCTGTCTGGACCGGTTTAATCGCGACTGGTCGCGGCGAGTCATGGGGCAGGGTGCCGTTGTGCTGCTGATCACTGATGGGCTGGATCGTGACGGCGATGCAGATTTGGGAAAAGTCATGGAGCGTTTGTCGTTGACTGCCAAACAGGTCATCTGGCTCAACCCGCTGTTGCGCTATGACGGTTTTGCGCCGAAAGCACGTGGTATCGCCCAGATGCTACCTCACGTGGACACGTTTCGGGCTGGTCACAACATTGCATCGTTGGAAGGGGTGGCGCATGCTTTGATGCAGCCGCACGATGGGGGCGATAAACTACGGTTCATGTCCTTGATTGATCAGACCCCGCGCCCAGATGAGACGAAGTTGGGCTGGTCGCTGGCCCATACCCGTAACAAGAAAGATCACCATGGCTGA
- a CDS encoding XdhC family protein, with protein sequence MAETQYTKLALDWHRAGRKVAIATVVETWGSAPRPVGSLLVIDGDGAMEGSVSGGCVEGAVIVEALEALEDGKPRLLEYGVSDDEAFAVGLACGGRIRILVEPVGGAMPVSILEELAAAAEAKQPIAYVVDLENDMRRTTDASEFSNRFRSDKSGIEDDGRTFVGIHNPPLRMIIVGAVHIAQHLVSMAHACGYAPTIIDPRGAFGSEDRFPGEVILGDWPDEALAALQPDARTAVVTLTHDPKLDDPAIIGTLKSDAFYLGCLGSTRTHAKRVTRLEEAGFDAAAIARIHAPVGLNIGGKSPAEIAVSIMAQVTDVLRRA encoded by the coding sequence ATGGCTGAAACGCAGTACACCAAACTGGCCCTCGACTGGCATCGGGCAGGGCGCAAAGTGGCGATCGCAACTGTCGTTGAAACTTGGGGGTCTGCGCCGCGGCCTGTGGGCAGTCTGCTTGTCATCGACGGAGACGGAGCAATGGAAGGGTCCGTATCCGGCGGATGCGTCGAAGGGGCGGTGATCGTCGAGGCGTTAGAAGCGTTGGAAGATGGGAAGCCGCGCCTTTTAGAGTATGGAGTCAGCGACGATGAAGCCTTTGCCGTTGGACTTGCTTGCGGCGGGCGTATCCGCATTCTTGTGGAACCTGTCGGCGGGGCAATGCCCGTTTCAATTCTTGAAGAATTGGCTGCGGCGGCAGAGGCCAAGCAGCCGATTGCCTATGTGGTTGATCTGGAAAACGATATGCGGCGCACGACGGACGCGTCGGAATTCTCCAACCGGTTCAGGTCTGACAAATCGGGCATTGAGGACGATGGGCGTACCTTCGTCGGTATCCATAACCCACCTTTGCGGATGATCATCGTTGGTGCCGTTCATATCGCGCAGCACCTTGTGTCAATGGCTCATGCCTGCGGTTATGCGCCCACGATCATTGACCCACGCGGAGCCTTTGGGTCCGAAGACCGCTTTCCGGGGGAGGTTATTCTTGGCGATTGGCCGGATGAAGCATTGGCTGCGCTGCAACCCGACGCGCGGACGGCCGTTGTGACCCTGACCCATGACCCTAAACTTGATGACCCAGCGATCATTGGAACGCTGAAATCCGATGCGTTTTATTTGGGCTGTCTTGGCTCCACGCGGACACATGCCAAACGGGTCACACGGCTGGAAGAAGCGGGATTTGATGCGGCCGCAATTGCGCGGATACATGCACCAGTCGGCTTGAACATCGGGGGGAAATCGCCTGCGGAAATCGCCGTCAGTATTATGGCGCAGGTCACCGACGTGTTGCGCCGCGCATGA
- a CDS encoding molybdopterin-binding protein, whose translation MKFGPVPLQDAAGAILAHSAELPNGRLRKGKVLTADDIALLAATGAQNVVVAQLEVGDLHEDVAAQRLAEAFVPAPGLRLTTATTGRVNVIATMPGIFRCDVESIEKVNAINPMITIATQPQNQRVVAGDMVATIKIISYAVAELDITRAVDVATPLALLNAQHTDITLIETQIGSGAPNPKGRAAMATRLDRLGASLTRRIVVDHTEAALAAAISTASGTMIMILTGSATSDAYDVAPQAVRIAGGQVTRFGMPVDPGNLLFVGEIGEKPVIGLPGCARSLALNGADWVVERTICGMHLSDHDIAGMGVGGLLKESPARHHPRGKPKE comes from the coding sequence ATGAAATTTGGTCCAGTTCCATTGCAGGACGCAGCGGGCGCAATCTTAGCCCACTCGGCGGAGCTGCCAAATGGGCGCCTGCGCAAGGGCAAGGTGTTAACAGCTGATGACATCGCTCTGCTCGCAGCGACAGGCGCGCAAAACGTTGTCGTCGCACAGCTTGAAGTCGGGGATTTGCACGAAGATGTGGCGGCTCAGCGATTGGCCGAAGCATTCGTGCCAGCGCCAGGCTTACGTTTAACGACTGCGACAACAGGACGGGTCAATGTGATCGCGACGATGCCCGGCATCTTTCGGTGCGACGTTGAATCAATTGAAAAAGTCAACGCAATCAACCCGATGATCACGATCGCCACCCAGCCGCAAAACCAACGTGTTGTCGCAGGCGACATGGTGGCAACGATCAAGATCATCAGCTACGCAGTGGCCGAACTGGACATTACGCGGGCCGTGGACGTTGCGACGCCGCTTGCATTGCTCAATGCGCAACACACCGACATCACTTTGATCGAAACGCAGATCGGATCGGGCGCACCAAATCCTAAAGGACGGGCAGCCATGGCGACGCGCCTTGATCGGTTGGGCGCATCTCTGACGCGGCGGATTGTCGTGGATCATACGGAGGCTGCGTTGGCTGCAGCTATTTCCACCGCATCCGGCACGATGATTATGATCCTCACAGGCTCTGCGACCTCCGATGCTTATGATGTGGCGCCGCAAGCGGTGCGGATCGCAGGCGGGCAAGTCACGCGGTTTGGCATGCCAGTTGATCCGGGAAACCTGCTGTTTGTGGGCGAGATCGGGGAAAAACCAGTTATCGGTTTGCCGGGCTGCGCACGGTCGCTGGCATTGAACGGGGCGGATTGGGTTGTCGAACGGACGATCTGTGGCATGCATTTATCAGATCATGACATCGCTGGAATGGGCGTTGGCGGGCTACTCAAGGAAAGCCCCGCGCGGCATCACCCAAGGGGTAAGCCAAAAGAATAA
- the infC gene encoding translation initiation factor IF-3 produces MGRRPHNAPPQRDTGPRINERIRASEIRLIGADGENVGVVTPDRAMGMAADAGLDLVEISPNANPPVCKIMDFGKFKYETQKKEAEARKKQKIIEIKEVKFRPNTDTNDYNVKMRNVFKFLENGDKVKVTLRYRGREMAHQDLGRQLLERVAEDTKEAGRVENFPKMEGRQMVMLIGPLPK; encoded by the coding sequence ATAGGACGCAGACCCCATAACGCGCCACCACAGCGCGACACTGGCCCCCGTATCAATGAACGGATCCGGGCCTCAGAAATCCGCCTGATCGGGGCGGACGGCGAAAACGTTGGTGTTGTTACGCCAGATCGCGCAATGGGCATGGCCGCTGATGCCGGCCTTGATCTGGTAGAAATCTCGCCAAACGCGAATCCGCCAGTCTGCAAGATCATGGACTTTGGTAAGTTCAAATACGAGACTCAGAAAAAAGAAGCTGAGGCTCGTAAGAAGCAGAAGATCATCGAGATCAAAGAAGTTAAGTTCCGTCCGAACACGGATACGAACGACTACAACGTCAAGATGCGCAATGTCTTCAAGTTCCTCGAGAACGGCGACAAAGTAAAAGTCACCCTGCGGTATCGCGGACGTGAAATGGCGCACCAAGATCTGGGCCGTCAGTTGCTGGAACGTGTTGCTGAAGACACCAAAGAAGCAGGCCGCGTGGAAAACTTCCCGAAAATGGAAGGTCGCCAAATGGTTATGCTGATCGGACCGCTTCCGAAGTAA
- a CDS encoding ferredoxin--NADP reductase yields the protein MTEQTPVTETTAKAVPALPDAQTVTSVKHYTDRLFAFRVTRPASLRFRSGEFVMIGLMGDPDPKTGKQRPLLRAYSIASPSWDEELEFYSIKVPEGPLTSKLQHIKVGDQIILKPKPVGTLVHDALLPGKRLYFFATGTGFAPFASLLREPETYENYDEIIMTHTCRDVEELTYGRELIENLKQDEMMIELLGEENLAKIKYYPTTTREESPKMGRITTLIENGELFTDLGIPPLDPAVDRAMVCGSLAFNLDIKGLMEKAGLNEGANSEPGEFVIEKAFVG from the coding sequence ATGACAGAGCAAACACCTGTGACCGAAACAACCGCCAAAGCCGTTCCCGCCCTGCCCGATGCGCAGACGGTGACATCCGTGAAACATTACACTGACCGCCTTTTCGCCTTCCGCGTGACCCGTCCCGCGTCTTTGCGCTTTCGGTCTGGTGAGTTCGTGATGATCGGCCTGATGGGCGATCCTGATCCAAAAACCGGCAAACAGCGTCCGTTGTTGCGGGCCTATTCCATTGCGTCCCCGTCATGGGATGAAGAACTGGAATTCTATTCGATCAAAGTGCCGGAAGGCCCGCTGACATCAAAGCTGCAGCACATCAAAGTTGGCGATCAGATCATTCTGAAACCAAAACCAGTGGGCACATTGGTTCACGATGCGCTGCTGCCCGGGAAACGTTTGTATTTCTTCGCGACTGGCACAGGTTTTGCACCGTTTGCGTCCCTGCTGCGCGAGCCAGAGACGTATGAAAACTATGATGAAATCATCATGACCCACACCTGCCGTGATGTTGAGGAACTGACTTACGGTCGCGAATTGATCGAAAACCTCAAGCAAGACGAAATGATGATCGAACTGCTGGGCGAAGAGAACCTCGCGAAGATCAAGTATTACCCCACGACGACCCGCGAAGAGAGCCCGAAGATGGGCCGGATCACGACGTTGATCGAAAACGGCGAATTGTTCACTGATCTTGGCATCCCGCCGCTTGATCCAGCTGTGGACCGCGCGATGGTGTGTGGGTCATTGGCTTTTAACTTGGATATCAAGGGGTTGATGGAAAAAGCAGGCCTGAATGAAGGCGCGAACTCCGAGCCGGGTGAGTTTGTGATCGAAAAAGCCTTCGTCGGCTGA
- a CDS encoding DUF934 domain-containing protein, translated as MMSEEKTVIVVDTGFVADDWDCGFRDLDTTPANDCPQGIDLPSDTASTALNGLTNAAMIRIDFPAPTDGRGFTLAAQLRRLGFKGRLRARGHVLADQYAMARRSGFDEVEIPADLAARQPEDQWLARADWKAHDYQARMRG; from the coding sequence ATGATGTCAGAAGAAAAGACAGTAATTGTCGTGGACACCGGTTTTGTCGCCGATGATTGGGATTGCGGGTTCCGCGATCTGGACACCACGCCTGCAAACGACTGCCCGCAAGGGATCGATTTGCCGTCTGATACAGCCTCGACTGCGCTGAACGGCCTGACTAATGCCGCGATGATCCGCATCGACTTCCCTGCGCCGACAGACGGGCGCGGGTTTACGCTGGCTGCGCAACTGCGTCGCTTGGGTTTCAAGGGTCGCCTGCGGGCTCGCGGCCATGTTCTGGCCGATCAATATGCCATGGCCCGCCGATCCGGTTTTGACGAAGTCGAAATCCCTGCCGATCTCGCCGCACGCCAGCCCGAGGACCAATGGTTGGCCCGTGCCGACTGGAAAGCCCACGATTACCAAGCCCGCATGCGCGGCTAA
- a CDS encoding phosphoadenylyl-sulfate reductase, producing the protein MPLKEIAERQNLLHAKSTPQTILKHVLDDVRMGDTALVSSFGAESVVLLHMVAEIDPATPVIFIETEMLFNETLVYQKEVAAHLGLTNVHVITPSRAALLERDSEGLLHQADVDACCTLRKKEPLERALKPYGSWITGRKRYQSGTRAALPVFEKEAGSTRIKVNPLASWGRKEIAAYMDDHDLPRHPLVAKGYPSIGCQPCTHAVGVDDDPRAGRWEGTEKTECGIHF; encoded by the coding sequence ATGCCGCTTAAGGAAATCGCAGAACGTCAAAACCTGCTGCATGCGAAAAGCACGCCGCAGACGATCTTGAAACATGTTTTGGACGACGTCCGCATGGGCGACACGGCCTTGGTCAGTTCGTTCGGCGCGGAAAGCGTTGTTTTGTTGCACATGGTTGCCGAAATTGATCCTGCGACGCCAGTGATCTTTATCGAGACCGAGATGCTGTTCAACGAAACCTTGGTTTACCAGAAAGAGGTCGCAGCCCATCTTGGTTTGACCAATGTGCACGTGATCACACCGTCCCGCGCCGCATTGCTCGAACGTGACAGTGAAGGTCTGCTGCATCAGGCTGATGTTGATGCCTGCTGCACCTTGCGCAAGAAAGAACCGCTTGAACGTGCTCTGAAACCTTATGGGTCTTGGATCACGGGCCGCAAACGTTACCAAAGCGGCACGCGCGCTGCACTGCCCGTTTTCGAAAAAGAAGCCGGATCGACACGGATCAAGGTCAACCCGCTTGCAAGCTGGGGCCGAAAAGAGATCGCCGCTTATATGGACGATCACGATCTGCCGCGTCACCCGCTTGTCGCCAAAGGATACCCATCAATCGGCTGTCAGCCTTGTACCCACGCTGTCGGCGTGGACGACGATCCCCGTGCAGGGCGTTGGGAAGGCACCGAGAAAACGGAATGCGGCATTCATTTCTAG
- a CDS encoding nitrite/sulfite reductase encodes MYKYNDFDEAFVRERVAQFKGQVERRIDGSLTEDEFKPYRLMNGLYLQLHAYMLRVAIPYGTLNGGQMRQLAYIAETFDKGYGHFTTRQNIQYNWPKLADVPTILEKLADVEMHAIQTSGNTIRNVTADHFAGAAGDEIADPRPVAELLRQWSTDHPEFQALPRKFKIAVSGAENDRAVLRAHDVAVQVVEQDGQRGYRIFVGGGLGRTPMIGKVLRDFLPEADLLPYVEAVVSVWNLLGRRDNKYKARIKITVHEHGIEEISRLVEDRFADIRPTFSGVDQVMLREIEAHFAAPTFKAAGTDAFDAYKAANPAFRSWADTNLAAHKNPDYAIVSISLKAHGATPGDASADQMRLMAELAEKYGHDELRISHEQNVILPFVHKSDLPEIYNALREGQLATANIGLISDIIACPGMDYCALATARSIPIAQEIATRFDELKLEHEVGPLKLKISGCINACGHHHVGHIGILGLDRAGVENYQITLGGDGTEDAAIGERAGPGFSADDIVPAIERLVLGYMDIRRDADETFIQAYRRLGAQPFKDILYPEKAAQNAA; translated from the coding sequence ATGTATAAGTACAATGATTTCGACGAAGCCTTTGTCCGTGAACGTGTTGCCCAGTTTAAAGGCCAAGTAGAGCGCCGGATTGATGGGTCTTTGACTGAGGACGAATTCAAGCCTTACCGCTTGATGAATGGTCTGTACCTGCAATTGCACGCCTACATGCTGCGCGTCGCTATTCCATATGGCACGCTGAATGGCGGTCAGATGCGTCAGTTGGCCTATATCGCTGAGACGTTTGATAAGGGCTATGGCCACTTCACCACGCGTCAGAACATCCAGTACAACTGGCCAAAATTGGCTGATGTGCCGACGATCCTTGAAAAACTGGCCGACGTGGAAATGCACGCAATCCAGACATCGGGCAACACGATCCGGAACGTGACCGCTGACCATTTTGCTGGGGCTGCTGGTGACGAAATCGCGGATCCGCGTCCAGTTGCGGAATTGCTGCGCCAATGGTCAACAGATCACCCTGAATTCCAAGCCCTACCCCGCAAATTTAAGATTGCGGTATCTGGCGCCGAGAATGACCGTGCTGTTTTGCGTGCCCACGATGTGGCTGTGCAAGTTGTTGAGCAAGACGGCCAGCGCGGGTACCGTATTTTCGTGGGAGGCGGTTTGGGTCGGACACCGATGATCGGGAAAGTCTTGCGTGACTTCCTGCCAGAGGCGGATTTGCTTCCATATGTGGAAGCCGTTGTCTCTGTCTGGAACCTACTGGGCCGTCGCGACAACAAATACAAAGCGCGGATCAAGATCACGGTGCATGAGCACGGGATCGAAGAAATCTCGCGCCTTGTCGAAGATCGCTTTGCCGATATCCGCCCGACATTCAGCGGTGTGGATCAGGTGATGCTACGCGAGATTGAGGCACACTTTGCGGCCCCTACTTTCAAAGCTGCTGGCACCGATGCGTTTGACGCATATAAGGCTGCGAACCCTGCGTTCCGGTCTTGGGCTGACACCAACCTTGCGGCACACAAAAACCCTGACTACGCGATTGTGTCAATTTCGCTGAAAGCGCACGGTGCTACTCCGGGCGATGCATCAGCCGATCAGATGCGGTTAATGGCGGAACTGGCGGAAAAATATGGCCACGATGAATTGCGCATTTCGCACGAACAGAACGTGATCCTGCCTTTCGTCCACAAGTCGGACCTGCCGGAAATCTACAACGCATTGCGCGAAGGCCAGTTGGCCACCGCCAACATCGGCCTGATCAGCGATATCATCGCCTGCCCCGGTATGGACTATTGTGCGTTGGCAACGGCCCGTTCGATCCCGATCGCGCAAGAGATCGCGACACGGTTTGACGAGTTGAAGTTGGAGCATGAAGTTGGTCCGCTGAAATTGAAAATCTCGGGTTGCATCAACGCTTGTGGTCATCACCACGTGGGTCACATAGGCATCCTCGGTCTCGACCGTGCGGGTGTTGAGAACTACCAGATCACGTTGGGTGGCGACGGCACCGAAGACGCTGCAATTGGCGAACGCGCGGGCCCCGGCTTTAGCGCGGACGACATTGTGCCCGCGATTGAACGTCTCGTCTTGGGTTACATGGATATCCGCCGCGACGCCGACGAGACCTTCATCCAAGCCTACCGCCGCCTTGGCGCACAGCCATTCAAAGACATCCTGTACCCAGAAAAGGCCGCACAAAATGCCGCTTAA
- a CDS encoding DUF2849 domain-containing protein: MARQFTPKVITTNHLMSGDAVWFTADSTWTGDISEAEFLEDEAHADLRLIEAQAQRDQVTGAYLADAKQGENGPEPVHFREAFRTRGPSNYFHGKQAEV, translated from the coding sequence ATGGCCCGTCAATTTACCCCGAAGGTCATCACAACCAATCACCTGATGTCAGGCGATGCAGTGTGGTTCACCGCTGACAGCACATGGACAGGCGATATTTCCGAAGCTGAATTCCTTGAAGACGAAGCCCACGCTGACCTGCGCCTGATCGAAGCGCAAGCGCAGCGCGACCAAGTCACCGGAGCCTATCTGGCTGATGCCAAGCAAGGCGAAAACGGGCCAGAGCCTGTGCACTTCCGCGAAGCGTTCCGTACACGCGGTCCATCCAACTATTTCCACGGCAAACAGGCAGAGGTGTAA